One Candidatus Desulfatibia profunda genomic region harbors:
- a CDS encoding lytic transglycosylase domain-containing protein, producing MKAPDHIGIHFSSCRPASNRQSQNSTDVKPVQDRGPGSFNKLLADSIESIGSRGDYLSKALPLDRDQVKQLYEMIQTCMNDHLVRAFSEFDDNNSVDEFKLDEINSRQIGSQVESHVSKFQQDSPGKKKGLSPADIDKTIIRASKTYGVDPDLIRAVIRTESDFDVNSTSSKGAMGLMQLMPETAKELGVVNSYDPVENIMAGTRYLKGLLERYDGHVDLALAAYNWGMGNVERHPERLPQETRTYIARVQKFFGREKA from the coding sequence ATGAAAGCACCGGATCATATCGGTATTCACTTCAGCAGTTGTCGCCCGGCCTCAAACCGTCAAAGTCAGAATTCAACTGATGTGAAACCCGTCCAGGACAGAGGTCCCGGTTCATTTAACAAACTGCTGGCAGACAGCATCGAGAGTATTGGCTCCAGAGGTGATTACCTTTCTAAAGCGCTGCCCTTAGACCGGGATCAAGTTAAACAACTGTATGAGATGATTCAGACTTGCATGAACGATCACTTGGTTCGTGCCTTTTCTGAGTTTGATGACAACAATTCAGTTGATGAATTTAAGCTCGACGAAATCAATAGTCGTCAAATAGGAAGTCAGGTGGAGTCCCATGTGTCAAAATTTCAACAGGACTCCCCGGGAAAAAAGAAGGGGCTATCACCGGCCGATATTGATAAAACCATTATCCGTGCTTCCAAGACATATGGCGTTGACCCGGACTTGATCAGGGCAGTGATAAGGACTGAAAGCGATTTCGATGTCAACAGTACATCATCCAAAGGAGCCATGGGACTGATGCAGCTCATGCCCGAGACCGCCAAGGAACTCGGAGTTGTAAATTCCTATGATCCCGTTGAGAACATCATGGCGGGAACCCGTTATTTGAAAGGCTTGCTGGAACGGTATGATGGTCATGTTGACCTTGCCTTGGCAGCCTACAATTGGGGAATGGGGAATGTCGAAAGGCATCCGGAGAGGTTGCCTCAGGAAACTCGAACCTATATTGCCCGTGTTCAAAAATTCTTCGGCCGGGAAAAAGCTTGA
- a CDS encoding DUF342 domain-containing protein, which produces MKHLAVCPACSCKYQVPGAFIGRKIFCKKCGTQFKLVLQDESKPKETRPDTLVLQEEVEEISQDDSYLLIGKLAVKYRFASVEQIKKALWIKERKKQDGQELLLGEILVDQGILSISQLDFLHSVQKMMETRKSDSDFEIIAVKNDFATQEEIDRAVKEQKRVFNETKTVKVIGDILVESGVLTAQQRDAILIRQKHLTKGENDEKRKPEEPDTVDQVEIDTEFELSISEDQLCAFIRPLGEVPQAFTAATIINFLAKKGINPGIVDDSLIEAYLRDKNSHKTPWKVAAGEPAKLGKDAEIKYYFNTDPLNVGTIKEGGSIDFKDRGIIPQVKKGDLLAEKIPAVEGPAGIDVYGNKILAPKPKDRTFRAGKGAAISEDGLKIFANTDGVPKISLQGKVHVLPQLEISSDVGLKTGHVDFDGKIHVAGGIQNGYRVKGHSLTADEILKAEVEMTGDIVVARGIIGAKINAGGNIRAIFMHEADIHAMGDIVIEKEIIDSNIETSGACIIKGGTILSSKVTARKGIWASQIGSEMSKPCSLMVGVDLITKKEIDKIMALIPSKKKEIEELKHVENTLNQESKQAENEIGDLAQLQDRSMVERRKIQAELAEHGKANDQAQLQNAKTVLQELDLEIKAREKNLEKLFNLQDRISEQLSDIHQKIKVHESEVRELEERITELTEWSKNGNAVSEVKVNGVIFQDTTIDGIYSSLILKQACKNAHIKEHKIQRSGGAVQWEMRVSTLK; this is translated from the coding sequence ATGAAACACCTTGCAGTGTGCCCTGCATGTAGCTGCAAGTATCAAGTGCCGGGGGCTTTTATCGGCCGAAAAATTTTCTGTAAGAAATGCGGAACACAATTTAAACTGGTCTTGCAGGATGAAAGCAAGCCAAAAGAAACCCGGCCGGATACTTTAGTGTTGCAGGAAGAGGTAGAGGAAATATCTCAGGATGACTCCTATTTGCTTATTGGCAAATTGGCTGTAAAATATCGGTTTGCCAGCGTGGAACAAATCAAGAAGGCCTTATGGATCAAGGAACGGAAAAAACAGGATGGTCAGGAACTGTTATTAGGAGAGATTCTGGTCGATCAGGGGATACTATCTATATCTCAACTGGATTTTCTGCATTCGGTCCAGAAAATGATGGAGACAAGAAAATCGGATAGTGATTTTGAGATAATTGCCGTTAAAAACGATTTTGCCACCCAGGAAGAAATTGACAGGGCCGTAAAAGAGCAAAAACGGGTTTTCAATGAGACCAAAACCGTAAAAGTGATCGGAGATATACTGGTTGAGTCCGGGGTGCTGACAGCCCAGCAGCGCGATGCAATCCTCATAAGGCAAAAACACCTGACAAAAGGGGAAAATGATGAAAAGAGAAAACCTGAAGAGCCCGATACTGTGGATCAAGTCGAAATTGATACCGAATTCGAGTTGAGTATTTCAGAAGATCAGCTTTGCGCCTTTATTCGGCCGTTGGGCGAAGTTCCCCAAGCCTTCACCGCCGCAACAATTATAAATTTTCTGGCGAAAAAAGGGATAAACCCTGGAATCGTCGACGATAGCCTAATAGAGGCCTATCTAAGAGATAAAAACAGTCATAAAACGCCGTGGAAGGTTGCAGCCGGCGAACCTGCCAAGCTCGGCAAAGATGCCGAGATAAAATATTACTTTAACACCGACCCCCTGAACGTTGGAACAATTAAGGAAGGCGGTTCCATTGACTTTAAAGACAGAGGGATCATCCCCCAGGTAAAAAAAGGAGATCTTTTAGCTGAGAAAATACCCGCAGTCGAAGGCCCAGCCGGCATTGACGTTTATGGCAATAAAATACTTGCGCCAAAACCGAAAGACAGAACCTTTAGGGCCGGCAAAGGCGCTGCAATTTCTGAAGACGGGCTTAAGATCTTTGCCAATACAGATGGCGTGCCTAAGATTTCGCTTCAAGGCAAGGTGCATGTATTGCCGCAGCTAGAAATATCCTCAGATGTTGGCTTGAAGACCGGTCATGTGGATTTTGACGGCAAGATTCATGTTGCCGGGGGCATCCAGAATGGATATCGAGTCAAAGGCCACAGTCTTACAGCGGATGAGATTCTCAAGGCCGAAGTGGAGATGACCGGAGATATCGTTGTGGCCAGAGGGATCATTGGCGCAAAAATCAATGCGGGCGGGAACATCCGGGCAATATTTATGCATGAAGCCGATATTCACGCTATGGGAGACATTGTTATCGAGAAAGAAATCATTGATTCTAACATCGAGACCAGTGGCGCCTGCATTATTAAGGGGGGCACTATTTTATCTTCAAAAGTGACGGCCAGGAAGGGAATATGGGCATCCCAGATCGGTTCCGAAATGTCAAAGCCCTGCAGCTTAATGGTGGGAGTTGATCTGATCACAAAAAAGGAGATCGATAAAATTATGGCCCTGATTCCATCCAAAAAGAAAGAAATTGAAGAATTAAAACATGTTGAGAACACGCTGAATCAGGAATCGAAACAAGCCGAAAATGAAATCGGTGATCTGGCGCAATTACAGGACCGCAGCATGGTGGAACGAAGGAAAATTCAAGCGGAACTGGCGGAACATGGAAAGGCAAACGATCAAGCCCAACTGCAGAACGCCAAAACCGTGCTCCAGGAATTGGATTTGGAAATAAAAGCAAGGGAAAAAAACCTTGAAAAACTTTTCAATCTACAGGACCGAATTTCAGAGCAACTCTCAGACATTCATCAAAAGATTAAGGTCCACGAGTCAGAGGTCCGGGAACTTGAGGAAAGGATCACGGAGCTTACGGAGTGGTCGAAAAATGGGAATGCCGTTTCTGAGGTAAAAGTGAACGGCGTCATTTTTCAGGACACCACTATTGATGGGATTTATTCTTCCTTGATTTTAAAACAAGCTTGCAAGAATGCCCATATAAAAGAGCATAAAATCCAACGTTCGGGTGGGGCAGTGCAATGGGAGATGCGGGTTTCAACACTTAAGTAA
- a CDS encoding ParA family protein, producing the protein MGQIICIASLKGGVGKTTTAVNLSTALAIAEKKSLLVDCDPQGHATSAMGINKAKLTATIYHVITGRALLETSIIKSDLESLNTLPARIELMRAEAELMSKPYKEKILHKLLCGLKETYDYIIIDSSPSLSLLTVNAISAADSLLIPLQCEFYALEGVEHLLKAVQFLKKYYNPKVKISGLLLTMFDSAENISRLIGNEVRNHFKQMVFNTVIPRSIHLREAAVYGRPLLLKDISSAGAQSYLKLAKELIDKHSGQHLDDTAKLNTSGRVDPEKHVFSKGAV; encoded by the coding sequence ATGGGGCAAATTATCTGTATTGCAAGCTTAAAAGGGGGAGTTGGAAAAACGACGACTGCCGTCAATCTTTCGACAGCCCTTGCCATTGCTGAAAAAAAATCTTTACTGGTCGACTGCGACCCGCAGGGTCATGCTACCTCTGCCATGGGGATCAACAAAGCCAAATTAACAGCCACCATCTACCATGTAATCACCGGTAGGGCGCTGCTGGAAACATCTATTATCAAAAGTGACCTTGAGTCTTTAAATACGCTTCCGGCCCGGATTGAACTCATGCGCGCTGAGGCCGAACTGATGTCAAAACCATACAAAGAAAAGATTCTGCACAAGCTTCTGTGCGGACTAAAGGAAACATATGACTACATCATCATCGATTCGTCCCCTTCTCTGAGCCTCTTAACCGTCAATGCCATCTCGGCAGCGGATTCTCTGCTGATCCCGCTCCAATGCGAATTTTATGCTTTAGAAGGGGTGGAACATCTCTTAAAGGCCGTTCAGTTTTTAAAGAAATATTACAACCCCAAAGTAAAGATTTCCGGGTTGCTTTTAACCATGTTTGATAGCGCCGAAAATATTTCCCGGCTCATCGGCAATGAGGTCCGTAACCACTTTAAGCAGATGGTGTTTAACACGGTAATCCCAAGAAGCATACATCTACGCGAAGCTGCTGTTTACGGCAGACCTCTGTTGCTAAAAGATATCAGCTCAGCCGGTGCTCAGAGTTATCTGAAACTGGCAAAAGAATTGATAGATAAACATTCAGGACAGCATCTTGATGATACTGCCAAGTTAAACACTTCTGGACGGGTTGATCCCGAAAAGCACGTTTTTAGTAAAGGAGCTGTGTAA
- a CDS encoding SUMF1/EgtB/PvdO family nonheme iron enzyme, whose product MGLFITLNGIDQAVSGLNYNNRNTLKHKMIHLIRQAYPDDSSVESLEGINPDELIKALWDTDDDSESIRNRRKNFNCIKSSVNADLRKLYKEGKNPEGIIIGPDNTFMMSAEAKDSVLEKIGFDIKSNGTVSLDQIMDILKMIHETLSGSMEVEETEGIGGLSQLDQLKDLLQGLSKLTGSAEKELKQTVSETSRMKSDAAATGNIRFKDDIESLDKIEVADDNAETGIGQKGAGRDLQGKDSGKGDAVAGDDGEAGVKKTSGHFDDAGLQENFEVEDPEDVERVEDPEEDNVLDEVTEVELDETAEDSEDVEEVEDLEEEDVLDEVVEVAPDEVAEDVEEAEDLEEDAVLDEVGEAEPDKAVEDSENPEETGAAGSGEAPAGGMIEKNLEALGSEDDVGRAGAGGDVAGPGFQGKASGENDAAVGDDGKAGAEETSGHFDEAGLQEDLKIDAPEDVEEVEDLEEDEVLDEVVEVAPDEVAEDVEEAEDLEEDAVLDEVEEVEPEEAAVEADLDESYEADDNELEGGEPSDDFEEIETAQDPADLGLPVDSLGQEHSDEVSDEIQKAKLLAESFDGYLGAMDRYYNQYVFIPKGEYIIGGRNGKKADRPEQKVFLSSFYIGRFPITNALFEIFVEKTGYITHAEKVGYGTVYYGRFQKIKNERTGLITSTWNSCLHCETVQGAYWYQPSGAGSTLHNKRAHPVVQIALEDSMAFAAWTGKRIPTENEWEAASGAAKSLMYPWGPDWKDNACNIENSCAGDTTPVDQYVEFENDFGIVDTMGNVLEWTSDSIETLSDKGEKYRYHIAKGGSWISGKDIRLFSRFELEPESHSNILGFRCVAH is encoded by the coding sequence GTGGGTCTTTTCATAACACTAAATGGCATCGACCAAGCCGTATCCGGTCTCAATTACAACAACAGAAACACGTTAAAGCATAAAATGATCCATCTTATTAGACAAGCTTATCCGGATGACAGTTCCGTTGAATCATTAGAGGGTATCAACCCGGACGAATTAATAAAGGCGCTGTGGGATACGGATGATGATTCAGAATCCATCAGAAACAGAAGGAAAAATTTTAACTGTATCAAATCATCCGTGAATGCGGACTTGAGAAAGCTTTATAAGGAAGGGAAAAATCCGGAAGGGATAATCATCGGACCTGACAACACTTTTATGATGTCCGCGGAGGCCAAGGATAGCGTTCTTGAAAAGATAGGATTTGATATAAAATCAAATGGGACCGTTTCTTTAGACCAGATAATGGATATCCTTAAGATGATCCATGAAACCCTGTCGGGTTCCATGGAAGTTGAAGAGACGGAAGGCATTGGAGGTTTAAGTCAATTAGACCAACTGAAAGACCTTCTTCAGGGTTTGTCGAAATTGACCGGTTCAGCAGAGAAAGAGCTTAAGCAGACGGTTTCTGAAACAAGCAGAATGAAATCCGATGCTGCCGCAACAGGAAATATTAGATTCAAAGACGACATAGAAAGCTTGGATAAAATTGAAGTTGCGGATGATAATGCAGAAACCGGTATCGGCCAAAAGGGCGCCGGCCGGGATCTTCAGGGGAAAGATTCAGGTAAGGGCGATGCGGTCGCCGGCGATGACGGGGAGGCGGGAGTCAAAAAGACCTCCGGTCATTTTGATGACGCCGGTTTGCAGGAAAATTTTGAGGTGGAGGATCCTGAAGACGTTGAGAGGGTCGAGGACCCAGAAGAGGATAACGTTTTAGATGAAGTGACGGAAGTTGAACTGGACGAAACTGCTGAAGATTCTGAAGACGTTGAAGAGGTCGAGGACCTAGAAGAGGAGGACGTTTTAGATGAAGTAGTGGAAGTTGCGCCGGATGAAGTTGCTGAAGACGTTGAGGAAGCCGAGGACCTAGAAGAGGATGCCGTTTTAGATGAAGTGGGGGAAGCCGAGCCGGATAAAGCTGTTGAAGATTCTGAAAATCCGGAAGAAACTGGGGCGGCCGGCAGCGGTGAAGCGCCGGCGGGCGGCATGATTGAGAAAAATCTCGAAGCATTGGGATCTGAGGACGATGTTGGGCGTGCCGGTGCTGGTGGAGATGTCGCAGGTCCGGGTTTTCAAGGGAAAGCTTCGGGTGAAAACGATGCTGCCGTTGGCGATGACGGGAAGGCGGGTGCTGAAGAGACCTCCGGTCATTTTGATGAAGCCGGTTTGCAGGAAGATTTAAAGATAGATGCTCCTGAAGATGTTGAGGAAGTCGAGGACCTAGAGGAAGATGAGGTTTTAGATGAAGTGGTGGAAGTTGCGCCGGATGAAGTTGCTGAAGACGTTGAGGAAGCCGAGGACCTAGAAGAGGATGCCGTTTTAGATGAAGTGGAGGAAGTCGAACCCGAAGAAGCTGCAGTGGAGGCCGATCTTGACGAAAGTTATGAAGCTGATGATAATGAGCTTGAAGGGGGTGAGCCCTCAGATGACTTTGAGGAGATTGAAACGGCACAAGATCCCGCGGATTTAGGACTTCCGGTCGATTCTTTGGGGCAGGAGCATTCCGATGAAGTCAGTGACGAAATTCAAAAAGCAAAACTTCTGGCTGAAAGCTTTGACGGTTACCTCGGTGCCATGGATAGATATTACAACCAGTATGTTTTTATTCCAAAAGGGGAATACATCATTGGCGGCAGAAATGGCAAAAAAGCTGACAGGCCTGAGCAGAAGGTTTTCTTATCGTCATTTTATATCGGCCGGTTTCCGATTACCAACGCTCTTTTTGAGATTTTTGTCGAAAAAACAGGATATATAACCCATGCCGAAAAGGTTGGATATGGAACCGTTTACTACGGTCGTTTTCAAAAGATCAAAAACGAAAGAACCGGTTTAATCACATCTACATGGAATTCTTGCCTTCATTGTGAAACTGTCCAGGGCGCATATTGGTATCAGCCGTCCGGTGCAGGGAGCACGCTTCACAACAAAAGGGCTCATCCTGTTGTTCAAATTGCCTTGGAGGATTCCATGGCTTTTGCAGCCTGGACTGGAAAAAGAATCCCGACCGAAAATGAATGGGAGGCGGCTTCCGGAGCGGCAAAGAGCTTGATGTATCCCTGGGGACCGGATTGGAAAGACAATGCGTGCAACATTGAGAATAGTTGTGCCGGGGATACGACGCCGGTTGACCAGTACGTGGAATTTGAAAATGATTTTGGGATAGTCGATACGATGGGAAATGTTTTGGAATGGACTTCGGACAGCATAGAGACACTCTCAGACAAAGGCGAAAAATACAGATACCATATCGCTAAAGGAGGAAGCTGGATTTCCGGAAAGGATATCAGGTTATTCAGCCGCTTCGAGTTAGAACCTGAATCGCACTCTAACATTCTTGGGTTCAGATGTGTCGCCCATTAA
- a CDS encoding metallophosphoesterase, which translates to MRILYTSDIHANPHHLYAMLNIAEKEAVDVVIVGGDIVPHYLPDADTVGVLQAQALYLKNIFMPAIKNFKERRPIAIYLDLANDDFVYNREILKDLNLGLIKLLHMRKYMLSDHVDIIGYMIVPPTPFYRKDWEKPDTPDAPFAKGNIVALDGYSSASGNLVETVIDLTSDDTIENDLARLSESIDRPFIFVAHSPPYQTPLDVLDNGLHVGSISIRRFIEDWSRRGLLIASLHGHIHGAPARSGTIRTTIENTLCINPGQNEGIRSLLRYVIMELDDQPTPPRIRITYEP; encoded by the coding sequence ATGAGAATCCTATACACCTCAGACATTCATGCCAATCCCCACCATCTCTATGCCATGCTGAACATTGCTGAGAAAGAAGCGGTGGACGTGGTTATCGTCGGCGGCGACATTGTTCCGCACTACCTGCCGGATGCCGACACGGTCGGTGTCTTGCAGGCCCAGGCCTTGTATCTTAAGAATATTTTTATGCCTGCGATCAAAAATTTTAAAGAACGCCGGCCGATCGCCATTTATCTTGATCTTGCCAACGATGATTTTGTCTACAACCGCGAAATTCTAAAAGATCTCAATCTTGGACTGATCAAGCTTCTGCATATGCGCAAGTACATGCTTAGCGACCATGTCGATATTATCGGTTACATGATCGTACCGCCGACACCGTTTTACCGCAAAGACTGGGAAAAACCGGATACACCCGATGCGCCGTTTGCTAAAGGCAACATCGTTGCTTTAGACGGGTATTCGTCAGCAAGCGGCAACTTAGTCGAAACCGTTATCGATCTGACTTCTGATGATACCATTGAAAACGACCTTGCCCGATTATCTGAATCGATCGACCGGCCGTTTATATTTGTTGCGCATTCCCCGCCGTATCAAACCCCTTTAGATGTTCTGGACAACGGCCTGCATGTGGGAAGTATCAGCATCAGGAGGTTTATTGAAGACTGGTCCCGCAGGGGCCTTCTGATCGCATCACTGCACGGCCACATCCACGGCGCTCCCGCCCGTTCCGGCACGATTCGCACCACCATTGAAAACACCCTCTGCATCAACCCCGGACAAAACGAAGGCATCCGGTCCTTGCTGCGATATGTCATCATGGAACTGGACGATCAGCCGACACCGCCCCGAATCCGAATTACATATGAACCCTAA
- a CDS encoding proline dehydrogenase family protein, whose product MRTPSNDKIVEAAVALAEAWQNRANELLTAEEKGIAQQAYLPDSYDMQKELTAWAGKRVASGGSPIRIRIVKGANMEMEQLEAAIHNGLTSGLESLDRREQEYWRERINAGNLYINRGTTGAMVLRQPFGGMGKSALGAGIKAGGPNYVSQFMDFEEVDLPFVGAIQDDHALLRLAAEWKQKLNWGQLGEFKIDLLKTIRAVKSYLYHWEQEFSQEKDYFHLRGQDNIVRYLPVGTVVVRIHPDDSLFDVLARVAAVKISGCNLLISLTRGLNNKVTEFLKNNPGKRFIDDTAVTEQSDKDLVAIIPGIQRIRYAAPGRVPEDVFRAAARTGLYISRTPVLMEGRIEVLQYLREQSICNNYHRYGNLGERALI is encoded by the coding sequence ATGAGAACACCTTCCAACGACAAGATTGTGGAAGCGGCTGTTGCGCTGGCCGAAGCCTGGCAGAACCGGGCTAACGAGTTATTGACGGCCGAGGAAAAGGGAATCGCCCAGCAGGCCTACTTGCCGGACTCTTATGACATGCAAAAAGAGCTTACAGCCTGGGCCGGAAAGCGGGTGGCAAGCGGCGGAAGCCCCATCAGGATTCGAATCGTCAAAGGCGCCAACATGGAAATGGAGCAGCTCGAGGCCGCCATTCATAACGGGTTGACTTCGGGTCTGGAAAGCTTGGACCGACGGGAACAGGAATACTGGCGGGAACGTATCAATGCCGGCAACCTTTATATCAACCGGGGGACCACCGGTGCCATGGTTTTGCGCCAGCCGTTCGGCGGCATGGGCAAATCGGCTCTGGGTGCCGGTATTAAGGCCGGCGGCCCGAATTATGTCTCCCAGTTTATGGATTTTGAGGAAGTCGATTTGCCTTTTGTCGGCGCGATTCAGGATGATCATGCCTTGCTGCGTCTGGCCGCTGAATGGAAGCAAAAGCTAAATTGGGGCCAGTTGGGTGAGTTTAAGATCGACCTGCTTAAAACCATCCGGGCCGTTAAAAGTTACCTGTACCATTGGGAGCAGGAATTTTCGCAAGAAAAGGATTACTTCCATCTGCGGGGGCAGGATAACATAGTCCGTTATTTGCCCGTCGGTACGGTTGTGGTTCGCATCCATCCGGACGACAGCCTGTTCGATGTTCTGGCCAGAGTCGCCGCCGTCAAGATTTCAGGATGTAACCTGCTGATCAGCCTTACCAGAGGGTTGAATAACAAGGTAACCGAGTTTCTTAAAAACAATCCGGGCAAACGCTTTATAGATGATACCGCTGTGACGGAACAGTCCGACAAGGATCTTGTTGCGATCATCCCCGGGATTCAGCGCATCCGCTATGCCGCCCCGGGCCGGGTGCCGGAAGACGTATTCCGGGCGGCGGCAAGGACCGGCCTTTATATCTCGCGGACGCCGGTGTTGATGGAAGGCAGAATCGAGGTGTTGCAGTATTTGCGGGAGCAGAGCATCTGCAACAACTACCACCGCTATGGGAATCTGGGAGAAAGAGCGCTAATTTAA
- a CDS encoding acyl-CoA dehydrogenase N-terminal domain-containing protein: MAQLVADRRDANFVPHEQLQVEDLSKHERFAAFNKKTVDMIISEARNLAIKEILPTRAIGDREGCKFENGKVAVPESFHRAWELLKAGEWIAMPEIPEWGGQGNACGGGNFRGIIRRIVCF, encoded by the coding sequence ATGGCTCAACTTGTCGCCGATCGCCGGGACGCCAATTTTGTCCCGCACGAACAATTGCAAGTTGAAGATCTCAGCAAACATGAAAGGTTTGCAGCGTTCAACAAAAAGACCGTGGACATGATTATCTCGGAAGCACGCAATCTGGCTATCAAGGAGATTCTGCCCACCCGGGCAATAGGGGACCGGGAAGGCTGCAAGTTCGAAAACGGGAAGGTGGCGGTTCCGGAATCCTTTCACCGAGCTTGGGAACTTTTAAAGGCAGGCGAGTGGATTGCCATGCCTGAAATCCCGGAATGGGGAGGCCAGGGGAATGCCTGCGGCGGTGGAAATTTCCGAGGAATCATTCGGCGGATAGTCTGCTTTTAA
- a CDS encoding long-chain fatty acid--CoA ligase, with amino-acid sequence MSAEIRYEDKPWLASYEKGVPEKIDYEKISLPAILERSAGRFPDKTALLFQGYKISYHRLNEMVNRFATGLHTFGIKKGDSVAILLPNLIPCVAAYYAILKIGAITVMNNPLYCDRELEYQCNDSESKALITLDLLGNRMIDLKKKTRIKQIIYTSIGDYLPFPKNLLFGLVAKRKNLAADVKSAEHVYKWKDLLARHAPNPPPVELSFDDVAMYQYTGGTTGVSKGVMLTHGNLSKQVQQVAAWFPTFSKGNEIMLGALPYFHVFGLSTAMNFAIYMGWGQILIPKPQPESLLESIGKHRPTFVPLVPTMYIGMLNHPKISKVDLTSIKGCFSGSAPLPLEVIKDFENKTGAVIVEGFGLTESSPVTHINPFAGGKRKVGSIGVPISDTQCRIVDIADGKTVVPVGEAGELLVKGPQVMKGYRNQPEETAATLTDGWLHTGDIAKMDEEGYFYIVDRKKDMILSGGYNVYPRDIEEVFYEHPKVLEATAIGVPHPTRGEQVKVFMVLKAGKTATQEELIDYCKDKLAAYKLPTEIEFRAKLPKSNVGKILKKELRAEELSKRT; translated from the coding sequence GTGTCCGCGGAAATAAGATATGAAGACAAGCCGTGGTTGGCCAGCTATGAAAAAGGTGTCCCGGAAAAGATAGATTATGAAAAAATATCTCTGCCTGCCATTCTGGAACGCTCGGCCGGCCGGTTTCCCGACAAAACGGCCCTGCTGTTTCAGGGTTATAAGATTTCATACCACCGCTTGAATGAGATGGTAAACCGGTTTGCCACCGGCCTCCATACCTTCGGCATCAAAAAAGGCGATAGTGTGGCCATCCTGCTGCCAAATCTTATTCCTTGCGTTGCGGCCTATTACGCCATACTAAAAATAGGCGCCATTACGGTCATGAACAACCCTCTGTATTGCGACCGGGAACTGGAATATCAATGCAATGATTCCGAATCAAAAGCCCTCATAACCTTGGATCTTCTCGGCAACCGCATGATCGATCTTAAGAAAAAGACCCGGATCAAGCAGATCATTTACACGTCTATCGGCGATTACCTGCCCTTCCCAAAGAATCTTTTATTTGGGCTGGTTGCCAAAAGGAAAAACCTGGCCGCCGATGTAAAATCTGCTGAACATGTCTACAAATGGAAAGACCTGCTGGCTCGCCATGCCCCCAATCCTCCGCCGGTTGAACTTTCTTTTGACGATGTGGCCATGTATCAGTATACCGGCGGGACCACGGGTGTTTCCAAAGGCGTAATGCTCACCCACGGCAACCTCAGCAAACAGGTCCAGCAGGTCGCCGCCTGGTTTCCAACCTTCAGCAAGGGTAATGAAATCATGCTGGGAGCGCTGCCGTATTTCCATGTGTTTGGTTTGTCAACCGCCATGAATTTTGCCATATACATGGGATGGGGGCAAATTCTCATTCCCAAACCCCAGCCGGAATCTTTACTGGAATCCATCGGCAAACACAGGCCGACCTTTGTGCCGCTGGTCCCGACCATGTATATCGGTATGCTCAATCATCCCAAGATCAGTAAAGTCGACCTGACTTCCATTAAAGGATGCTTTTCCGGAAGTGCCCCGCTGCCGCTTGAAGTTATCAAAGATTTCGAAAACAAGACCGGGGCCGTCATCGTAGAAGGCTTCGGCCTGACGGAGTCGTCACCGGTAACGCATATCAACCCGTTTGCCGGCGGCAAACGCAAAGTCGGAAGTATCGGTGTCCCGATTTCCGACACCCAATGTCGCATTGTCGATATTGCCGACGGCAAGACAGTTGTTCCGGTTGGCGAAGCCGGTGAACTTCTTGTAAAAGGGCCGCAGGTAATGAAAGGATACCGTAATCAACCCGAAGAAACCGCCGCAACCCTCACAGACGGCTGGCTCCATACCGGAGATATCGCCAAAATGGATGAAGAAGGATATTTTTATATTGTTGACCGCAAAAAAGATATGATCTTATCCGGAGGCTATAATGTCTATCCGCGCGATATCGAGGAAGTATTTTATGAGCATCCCAAGGTCCTGGAAGCAACCGCCATCGGAGTTCCGCACCCCACACGCGGCGAGCAGGTTAAAGTCTTCATGGTATTGAAGGCAGGAAAAACCGCAACCCAAGAAGAACTTATCGATTATTGCAAAGACAAATTGGCCGCATACAAACTCCCGACGGAGATTGAATTCAGGGCCAAACTTCCTAAAAGCAATGTGGGCAAAATTTTGAAAAAGGAACTCCGGGCAGAAGAATTGAGTAAAAGGACTTAA